Below is a genomic region from Candidatus Omnitrophota bacterium.
CGAATAACTTCAGATTATAAAGATGGAGTTTTAACTATAAGTATCCCGCTGGTTCAAAATAAGCCATCTAAACCTAAAGAAAAATAGTTTATCAAGCTTAACCAAACAGGTGGGTAGGGGTTAGGCCTTTTCGTATTCAATCTCAGAGCAAGCAGATTTTTTACTGCTAGGGGCATTTTATTTTTTCACATACTTTTTGGATTATATTTAGGCCGATTAGTAACTCTGTATAGACAGCTCCCACCGAAACCCTGCTTGCATACACATTTTTTTCTGCAGGAAAACTAACTTTTAATTCTATAGGGAAGAAACGCAGTTAGTGTGTAATCCCATTAAAGGCAATGGGTTATATAGTAAATATTACAGCTTAAGTAACACCAAGAAATTAATAGATTTATTGAATAAACTCTGTACCTGTTGTATAATAAAACTAGTTGAAAATCTGCCCCCCAGATAGGGATAAATTGTATTTGGTATTCATATCCAAAATGCCGCCATTCTACAAATGAGATTATGGAAAAACAAGATAAAACCAACAAAATAAGCTACAAGTTAGTGCTGCAGGAATTAAAAGAGGATCCCTATAAGAAACTCAATATAGCTTTTTCTTTAATGGTTGTTGTGCCGTTTTTGGTGTTCTTTTATCTTCTAACAAGCAGGTTATTTACTATGGATGTCCTTATCGGCAATACTGGTTTTATAGTGATGCTTTCTTTATTTATCTCTCTTTGCGGTTTTTATATAGTTTATAGTATCTTAAAGAATATTTTTAATAAGATTCTAGCTTATGCTGCACAGGCAAAACATAGCGATCAGTTAAAATCAACCTTTGTCGCAACAGTGTCTCACGAGCTAAAGAATCCCTTGGCCTCAATTAAGATCAATATTTATAATATTTCTACTGGTGTTATCGGCCAGGTAAATGAAGAGCAGAAAGATGCCCTTGGGCTTTGTCAATTAACGGTTGAGCGTATGGTTCGTTTGGTAAACGGCCTGCTAGACTTACATAAAATCGAGGCCGGGGTTATTGATGTTAAAAGGCATAAGCTTAACCTTACAGAAATCTTAGAAAAACAAATAAAAGAATTGCAAATTTTAGCAGATCGAAAGAACATAAAGATAATTAAAGAATTTTCGGATAGAAATTTATCCGTCTGGGGCGATGAGGACAAGCTTTCTCAAGCGATTATTAACCTTTTGAGTAATGGAATAAAATTTACTCCTGAAAACGGGATGGTTACTTTAAAGATTTATCCTGATGACAAATTCGTGAAATTAGAATGTATAGATACTGGACCCGGGATACCGGATGCTGATATGGAGAAGCTTTTTAATAAATTTGAACGGCTCAATGCTGCCAATGAAGGAACTGGCCTGGGGTTGGCTATTACCAAGGACATCGTAGAAATGCACAGGGGTAAGATTTTGGTAGAGAGCCAAGTTGGTAAGGGTAGCAGGTTTATTCTCCTGTTGCCTTCTGACCTTAGATTAACAAAAAGGTAAATATCATGCAAGAGAGTGTCTCTAAGAAAATCCTCATAATAGAAGATGAGCAAGAGTTAGCGTTTGGTTTAGCTACTTTACTTAAACCTCAAGGGTATTTGATTACTGCAGCTTATGATAGCTTATTTGGTATAAGTTTGGCGCATAAAGAAAAGCCGGATTTAATAATTCTAGATTTAGGTTTGCCTGCCGGCGGAGGATTTTATGTCTTGGAGAATCTAAAAGGTTCTATAAAAACTTTTGATATACCGGTTTTAGTTTTAACAGCACAGCAAGGAGAAGATTTGGAAGAAAGGGTTAAGAAGGCCGGGGCGGTAGCATATTTTCAGAAGCCTTTTGACCCAGAATCGTTATCCAGCAAAATTAAAGAAATTTTAAGCAGTGTTAGTTGAAATTCGATTACAAAGATAGAATCACTTATTTATAAGTGGCTACAAAAATGACTAAAGCACAGGAAATAAAAAATAAAAACACAAAGATAAGATTTGTTAGGCCCTCTAAGGACCTAGTTGTAATGGTTTTAATCAATGTCTTTATATTTGTGCTTTCGTATTTCTTTAACATCTTTGTATTTCTTGTGAGATTTTTTAAAAAATATCCTGATACTATAACTTGGGCGGATGAAATTATCACAGGACTTTTAGCTTTAAGCATTTGTTTTGCTGTTTTCTCTTGGCGCAGGTGGAAGGAATTAAAGGAGGAGACTTCCAAACGCCTAGAATTACAGGAGGAGCTTATTAAGATTGCAGAAACAAAAGCAGAAACAGAAAGAATTATCTGTAAGCAACTTCACTGTGACATTGAAGAATATAAGAAGATAGAGCAAGATATTTTATCCCGTCGAAATAAAGCAAAAGGGCTAATTTAAGAACAACAGATTTTGGTCAATTTTATTACTTTCCGTATATCCAGCTGTAGGTTTTCCCTCCGATAATGTTAATTGCCTCATTTTTTAAGAAGGAAGCGTTTTCTTAATATCAGAAAATACTATTGAAACCTTCTCATTAATATTGCATATTTAACTAGGCATATATTTAGGCAAAATCTAACGCCAGGGGAGATAATGGATAAAGCGCAAGAGCGTAGAAAATTTATAAGAGTTTCTGAGAAGTTACAAATAATGTATGAAATTGTTTCCTCTAAGAAAATAGGAGAATATATCACCAAGAATATCAGCCAGGGTGGTGTAAAATTTTTAGTTCATGATTTTATACCCCAAGGCAGTTGTTTGAGGATCAAATTGGTTCTGGAGCCATATCTCAGTTGCGAAGCGCTTGTCAAGATCGCCTGGATTAGGGAAAATCATTTTACTGAAGAATATGAAGTCGGTGTAGAATTTATAAGCATGCCTCGAGTTGCTCAGGAGGAGCTTATTGAATACATAAAAACCTGTATTGCTGTTGTTAAATAGTTTTTAAGATTAATTTGTCCCCACTATGATTCCCAGCCACCTAATCCCTCTTGTTTTATCTAAAATTTAGAGTAAAATAACCTAATTAAGATATTGGTTAAGGATTATGAAACCCTTTCTGGGAATAAAACCCATATACTTATTGACAATTTTACTTATCCGGAACTGCTTATTTCTTATTTAACATTTAAAGAAAAGTCGCTTTCTATCGCATGCCTCCGATTATTATCTATGAAATATAATCATTAATAAATTTAACATAAAAGCCTGCCGGCTGGGAGTTTTTAATTCTAAAAGCTATGAAAATAAAAGTACTGCTTTTAATAATTTTACTTATTGTTCTGGGTGCGACCGTATTTTCTTCATTTAAGGTATATGAAAAGAATTTGATTACTGTAAAAGAACATAACCTTTTAAATAGAAAAAAAGAAGAGTGGTTTCGTTTGAAAAGAACCTTAGAAAGCAAAGTGGGGCATTTTAAAGGCCAGGTTGGCTTGGTGGTAGAGGATTTAAATACGGGTTGGGTGATTTCGTTCAATGATGACATTTTAATTCCTTCCGCAAGCCTGGTAAAGATTCCGGTTATGCTTTCCTGTTTTTATGCTCAGCAGGAAGGTAAAATTAACCTTAAAGACAGCATAGCGCTTAAAAATTTCCAAAAGGTATCCGGTTCGAAAGTTTTAGGAAACTATCCTGTTGGCTCCCGGTTTATAATAGAAGATTTATTTGATCCAATGATTACCTTGAGTGATAACGCTGCTGCTAATGCTTTGATAGATTTATTGGGTTTTGACGATTTAAATATGTATTTTAAGAAGATGGGGCTAAAAAATACCAATATTGTGCGGAATATGATGGATTTTAAAGGTAGGAGCGCAGGCAAAGAGAATTATACCACTGCTTCCGATATGGCATATATACTGGAGAAGCTCTATCGTGGCCAATTCTTGAGCCAGGGAATATCCGATAGATGCTTAATCTTATTGGGCCAGCAAAAAATTAACGACCGCATTCCTAAGA
It encodes:
- a CDS encoding class A beta-lactamase-related serine hydrolase, whose translation is MKIKVLLLIILLIVLGATVFSSFKVYEKNLITVKEHNLLNRKKEEWFRLKRTLESKVGHFKGQVGLVVEDLNTGWVISFNDDILIPSASLVKIPVMLSCFYAQQEGKINLKDSIALKNFQKVSGSKVLGNYPVGSRFIIEDLFDPMITLSDNAAANALIDLLGFDDLNMYFKKMGLKNTNIVRNMMDFKGRSAGKENYTTASDMAYILEKLYRGQFLSQGISDRCLILLGQQKINDRIPKNLPKEGVFAAHKTGLERHICHDAGIVYTQKGNFLICVLVQHENKFAQPAKRLISDIALSTYNYYKDF
- a CDS encoding response regulator transcription factor, producing the protein MQESVSKKILIIEDEQELAFGLATLLKPQGYLITAAYDSLFGISLAHKEKPDLIILDLGLPAGGGFYVLENLKGSIKTFDIPVLVLTAQQGEDLEERVKKAGAVAYFQKPFDPESLSSKIKEILSSVS
- a CDS encoding HAMP domain-containing sensor histidine kinase; amino-acid sequence: MEKQDKTNKISYKLVLQELKEDPYKKLNIAFSLMVVVPFLVFFYLLTSRLFTMDVLIGNTGFIVMLSLFISLCGFYIVYSILKNIFNKILAYAAQAKHSDQLKSTFVATVSHELKNPLASIKINIYNISTGVIGQVNEEQKDALGLCQLTVERMVRLVNGLLDLHKIEAGVIDVKRHKLNLTEILEKQIKELQILADRKNIKIIKEFSDRNLSVWGDEDKLSQAIINLLSNGIKFTPENGMVTLKIYPDDKFVKLECIDTGPGIPDADMEKLFNKFERLNAANEGTGLGLAITKDIVEMHRGKILVESQVGKGSRFILLLPSDLRLTKR
- a CDS encoding PilZ domain-containing protein; this encodes MDKAQERRKFIRVSEKLQIMYEIVSSKKIGEYITKNISQGGVKFLVHDFIPQGSCLRIKLVLEPYLSCEALVKIAWIRENHFTEEYEVGVEFISMPRVAQEELIEYIKTCIAVVK